The Jiangella sp. DSM 45060 genome contains the following window.
GGCGAACGCGCGCAGCAGCGCCACCCCCTCGAGCCCGAGCAGGTAGGCGAGCGGGTGCTGGTGGATCACGCCGCGCTCAGTGCGAGTAGACCGGCACCACCATGCCGCGGGCCAGCGTGTGGAACGCGAGGTTGAACGAGACGACGGCGGGGGAGGCATCGGCGCCGACCCCGAGCGTCTCGACGTCGACCGCGTGGACGACGAAGAAGTACCGGTGCGGGACGTCGCCCTGCGGCGGCGCCGAGCCGAAGTACTCCGCGGTGCCGGCGTCGTTCCGAACGGCGAACGCCGGATAGGGCAGCCCCGCGCCGCGCGCGATGGACGTCGTCGTCGCCGGAATGTCGACGACGACCCAATGCCAGAAGCCGCTCGGCGTCGGAGCGTCGGGATCGAAGCACGTGAGCGCGTAACTGCGCGTGCCGTCGGGCGCGCCGGACCACGACAACTGCGGCGACTGATTCGCCCCACCGGCCGCGGCGGAGACGAAGTCAGCGGCGAGCTGCTCACCGTCGGCCACGTCGTCGCTGGTCAGCGTCATGGGCGGGACGGACGGAAGCAGGGTGTAGGGGTCGGGCGGGGTGGGACGTTCGAGCGACATCGAGGCCTCCATCGCGGGAATTTCGGCACGCCCGACGTTAGTCCATCGACTCGTCGCTGTGACTCGGCATGTGAACGATTGGCATCAATGGCGCGATCACTCTTGGCCGGGGACGGTTCGAGAGTGCAAGATTCGCCAGTGGATACCGCAGAGGTGAGCGTTCACGGCGCTCTCGCCGCACTTCGCGGCCGGCTCTCGGGGGTGCAGTATCCGCTGGACGTCAGCGACGCCGACGACGCTCGTACGACGCGGCGCGAACTGCTGGCTCAGCTCGACGACTACATCCTCCCGCGCCTCGACCAGCTGGACGCGCCGTTGCTCGCCGTCGTCGGCGGGTCGACCGGCGCCGGCAAGTCGACGTTGGTGAACTCGCTGGTCCGGCGGAAGGTCAGCGACGCCGGCGTGCTGCGTCCGACGACGCGGTCACCGGTCCTGGTGCACCACCCCGACGACGTCGGCTGGTTCGACGAGCTGCGGGTGCTGCCGGACCTCCCGCGCGTGGCGATCCACGACCAGGCCGGCGGGGCGCTGCGCCTGGTCGCCGACGACGGGTTGCCGACCGGCGTCGCGATCCTCGACGCACCCGACGTCGACTCCGTCGTGACGGAGAACCGGGCGCTCGCCGCGCAGCTGCTCGCGGCCGCCGACCTGTGGCTGTTCGTCACCACCGCGGCCCGCTACTCTGACGCCGTCCCGTGGGACTTCCTGCGCGCCGCGGCCGACCGCCAGGCCGCCGTCGCCGTCGTCCTCGACCGCGTCGCGCCCGACGCCGTCAGCGAGGTCCGCACGCACCTGTCGGCGATGCTGGCCGAGCACGGTCTCGGCGACGCACCGCTGCTCGTCGTCGAGGAGGCCGCGCCCGACGACGCCGGCCTGCTGCCCGAGGAGGCGGTCGCGTCGGTGCGGGGCTGGTTGGACGGGCTGGCCGCCGACGAGTCGGCCCGCAACGAGATCGTCCGGCGGACCCTCGACGGCGCCATCGGCGGGGCGCTGCGGCAGCTCCCGATGCTCGCCGACGCCGCCGACCACCAGGTCGAGGCGCTGACCCGGCTGCGCGACGAGATCGCGCACGTCTACGGCAAGACGGCCAAGCGCATCGACGCCGCGTCCGCCGACGGCTCCATGCTGCGCGGCGAGGTGCTCGCGCGCTGGCAGGACTTCGTCGGGACCGGCGACTTCATGCGCTCGCTGGAGGCGCGGGTCGGGCGCCTGCGCGACAAGGTGACGGCGTTCCTGAAGGGCCGGCCGCAGCCCGCCGCGGCGGTCGAGGAGGCGATCGAGAACGGCGTCGCCGCGATGATCGTCGAGGAGGCCAACCGGGCCGCCGAGAAGGCCGACGGCAAGTGGCGCGACTCCGCCGCCGGCCGTGCCCTGCTGGCCGGCGACGACCTCTCCCGCGCCACCGGCGACCTCCCCGAACGCAGCGCCAGGACCGTCCGCGAATGGCAGGACGCGGTCCTGGCGATGGTCCGGTCGGAGGGCGCGGACAAGCGGTACAACGCCCGGCTGCTCTCCTTCGGCGTGAACGGGCTGGGGCTCGCGCTGATGATCGTCGTGTTCGCGTCGACGGCCGGGCTGACCGGCGCCGAGGTCGGCGTCGCGGGCGGGACCGCCGTCGTCGGGCAGAAGCTGCTCGAGGCGATCTTCGGCGACGAGGCCGTGCGGCGGCTGGCCGCCCGCGCTCGCGCCGACCTGTCTGAACGGGTCGAGGAGCTGTTGCGGACCGAGTCCGCGCGGTTCACCGACCGGCTCGGGGGACTACCCGTCGAGGCCGGCGCCGGCGACGCGCTGCGGGCCGCCCTCGTCACCGTCGAGCAGGCCCGGGAGGACGCTGGATGAAGAGGTGGTCCCGACGAGGCCGCATCACGCTGCCGGAACGGGTGACCGCGCTCCAGGAGGCGGTCGCGGCCGGCGGCAAGCGGCTGCCGGCCGACCTCGCCCAGACGGTGCAGGTCGTCGTCGACCGCGCCGGCGAGCGCCGTCAGCTCTCCGTCGAGCACACCGTCGTCGCGCTGGCCGGCGCCACGGGCAGCGGCAAGTCGACGCTGTTCAACCGCATCGCCGGCATGGAGGTCTCGGTCGTCGGCGTCCGCCGCCCCACGACGTCCGACCCGCTCGCCGTCGTGTGGGGGACGCAGGGCGTGATCCCGCTGCTGGACTGGCTCGCCGTGCCGCCGCGGAACCGCGTCGCCCGCGAGAGCGTGCTCGACTCCGGTGAGAGCGACGACCTCGACGGCCTCGTCCTGCTGGACCTGCCCGACCACGACTCCACCCAGAAGGCGCACCGCGACACCGTCGACCGCCTCGTCGAGATGGTCGACCTCTTCGTCTGGATCCTCGACCCGCAGAAGTACGCCGACGCCGCCCTGCACGAGCGGTACCTGCGGCCGCTGGCGTCGCACCAGGGCGTCACCGTCATCGTGCTCAACCAGATCGACCGGCTCACCCGCGCCGACGTTGTCGAGTGCGTCACCGACCTGCGCGGGCTGCTCGACAAGGACGGGCTGGACGAGGTCCCGGTGGTCGCCCTGTCCGCCGCGACCGGCGACGGGGTCGAGGTGCTGGTCGACCTCATCCGGACCGCCGTCACCAAGCGCCGCGCCGTCGACGAGCGCATCGAGGCCGACATCAGGATGACGGCCGAGCTGGTGGCGACCGCGGTGGGCGCCGGCTCGCCGGGGACGGTGGGTGACGGGGAGCGGCGGCAGCTCGCCTCCGCCGTCGCCTCGGCGTCGGGCGCCGACGTGGTGGCGGAGGCGGCCGGACGCTCGTACCTGCAGCGGGCGCGCGTGGCGACCGGGTGGCCGATCACCCGCTGGCTGGGCCGGTTTCGACGCGATCCGCTGTCCAGGCTGGGCGTCCGCGTCCGGTCGTCCGCGTTGGCGCCGTCCGGCGGTGGGTCGGGGCTCGGCTCGGGCGGGTCCGGGCTCGGCTCGGCCGGGCCTGGCGGGCCGTCCGGGTCTGGTGGGTCTGGCGGTTCGTCCGCCCGGATCTCGTTGCCGGCGCCGACGCCGGTGCAGCGGTCGCGGTCGGATGCGGCGGTCCGCGAGTACGCCGACGCCGCGGCCGGTTCCCTCCCTCCGTCCTGGCGCGATTCCGTCCGCTCCGTCGCCGCGTCGGCCGGTACCCGGTTGCAGGACGAGCTCGACCGGCGGGTCGCCGGCACCGACTTCGGCATCGCGTCGCGGCCGGGCTGGTGGCGGCTGCTGAACGTGCTGCAGTGGCTCGCCCTCCTGACCGCGGCGGCGGGGGTGCTGTGGCTGCTCGCCCTGGCCGGCACCTCGTTCCTCCGTTTCGACGTCGCGGAGCCTTCGGTCGGCGGCCTCCCCGTGCCGACGGTCCTGCTGGCCGGCGGCTTGGTGCTGGGCGTGCTGCTCGGCCTCCTCGGTCTCGTCGCGGCCCGACGTGGCAGCCGGCGTCAGGAGGCCCGGGTCCGCCGCCAACTCCGCGACCTCATCGACACCCTCGCCTCCGACGTCGTCGTCCAACCCATCGACGCCGAGCTGGCCAAGTACCGCGCCTTCACCACTGCCCTGGAACGGGCCCGCTCCTAGCGCCCGTCCCCGGCGCGCCTGACCCGTCTCTGACGGACTCCATGCGCGCCTGAACCCCGTCTCTGGGACCCCTGCGCGCCTGAACCTCTGCCTCTGGGGGAGCCCGGCCCTCGCCCCCAGCCCGTGCCTCGCCCCAGCGCCAAACCCAGCTCACCCCTCGCCCCAGCGGCGGTCCGAGCTCACCCCTCGCCCCAGCGGCGGTCCGAGCTCACCCCTCGCCCCAGCGGCGGTCCGAGCTCACCCCTCGCCCCAGCGGCGGTCCGAGCTCACCCCTCGCCCCAGCGGCGGTCCGAGCTCACCCCTCGCCCCCAGCCCCAGCCCCAGCCCCAGCCCCATGTCGCTCCTTGTCGTCAGCCGGGCGCGTCGGACCGGCGGTACCGACCCCGCCGTTGTCCACAGCGCCGACGAGTTCGCGGAGTTGTCCACATTCCGCCGAACCGGCCTTTCGATCACTCGCTTCGAACGGAAGTCTCGGGTGCATCACCCAACGGGAACGAGCACAGGAGCTGTCAGATGAGCGAGGTCATGATCACCGTCGTGGGGAACGTCGCGACCGAACCCCGGCTGGACGAGACGAAGAAGGGCGAGACGTTCGCCAGCTTCCGGCTGGCCTGCAACGGTCAGCGGTACGACTCCCGGGCGCGGTCCTGGGTCGACGACGACACGTCCTTCTACACCGTCTACTGCTGGCGC
Protein-coding sequences here:
- a CDS encoding YbhB/YbcL family Raf kinase inhibitor-like protein; its protein translation is MSLERPTPPDPYTLLPSVPPMTLTSDDVADGEQLAADFVSAAAGGANQSPQLSWSGAPDGTRSYALTCFDPDAPTPSGFWHWVVVDIPATTTSIARGAGLPYPAFAVRNDAGTAEYFGSAPPQGDVPHRYFFVVHAVDVETLGVGADASPAVVSFNLAFHTLARGMVVPVYSH
- a CDS encoding GTPase domain-containing protein; its protein translation is MSVHGALAALRGRLSGVQYPLDVSDADDARTTRRELLAQLDDYILPRLDQLDAPLLAVVGGSTGAGKSTLVNSLVRRKVSDAGVLRPTTRSPVLVHHPDDVGWFDELRVLPDLPRVAIHDQAGGALRLVADDGLPTGVAILDAPDVDSVVTENRALAAQLLAAADLWLFVTTAARYSDAVPWDFLRAAADRQAAVAVVLDRVAPDAVSEVRTHLSAMLAEHGLGDAPLLVVEEAAPDDAGLLPEEAVASVRGWLDGLAADESARNEIVRRTLDGAIGGALRQLPMLADAADHQVEALTRLRDEIAHVYGKTAKRIDAASADGSMLRGEVLARWQDFVGTGDFMRSLEARVGRLRDKVTAFLKGRPQPAAAVEEAIENGVAAMIVEEANRAAEKADGKWRDSAAGRALLAGDDLSRATGDLPERSARTVREWQDAVLAMVRSEGADKRYNARLLSFGVNGLGLALMIVVFASTAGLTGAEVGVAGGTAVVGQKLLEAIFGDEAVRRLAARARADLSERVEELLRTESARFTDRLGGLPVEAGAGDALRAALVTVEQAREDAG
- a CDS encoding GTPase, which codes for MKRWSRRGRITLPERVTALQEAVAAGGKRLPADLAQTVQVVVDRAGERRQLSVEHTVVALAGATGSGKSTLFNRIAGMEVSVVGVRRPTTSDPLAVVWGTQGVIPLLDWLAVPPRNRVARESVLDSGESDDLDGLVLLDLPDHDSTQKAHRDTVDRLVEMVDLFVWILDPQKYADAALHERYLRPLASHQGVTVIVLNQIDRLTRADVVECVTDLRGLLDKDGLDEVPVVALSAATGDGVEVLVDLIRTAVTKRRAVDERIEADIRMTAELVATAVGAGSPGTVGDGERRQLASAVASASGADVVAEAAGRSYLQRARVATGWPITRWLGRFRRDPLSRLGVRVRSSALAPSGGGSGLGSGGSGLGSAGPGGPSGSGGSGGSSARISLPAPTPVQRSRSDAAVREYADAAAGSLPPSWRDSVRSVAASAGTRLQDELDRRVAGTDFGIASRPGWWRLLNVLQWLALLTAAAGVLWLLALAGTSFLRFDVAEPSVGGLPVPTVLLAGGLVLGVLLGLLGLVAARRGSRRQEARVRRQLRDLIDTLASDVVVQPIDAELAKYRAFTTALERARS